From the Notolabrus celidotus isolate fNotCel1 chromosome 12, fNotCel1.pri, whole genome shotgun sequence genome, one window contains:
- the zdhhc18a gene encoding palmitoyltransferase ZDHHC18a isoform X2, whose translation MKNCEYQQIDPRALSVLPSSAQNHTEKKAQRPRRKWEVFPGKNRFFFDGRIILARQSGVLPLTLGLIVVTCGLFFAFDCPFLVKHLTIFIPVIGGVLCVFVVLSLLRTSFTDPGILPRATPDEAADIEKQIDTSGSSTYRPPPRTKEILINQQVVKLKYCFTCKTFRPPRTSHCSLCDNCVERFDHHCPWVGNCVGKRNYRFFYSFIISLSFLTSFIFGCVITHITLRTQAGKSIVQAIQESPASVVELVICFFSIWSIMGLSGFHTYLIASNLTTNEDIKGSWSSKRGAEDSGNPYTYNSIVTNCCATLCGPMPPSLIDRRGFLPPDEVIPAVSASEIELPPFTAKNDAHMEENCQDFSLSCTA comes from the exons ATGAAGAACTGCGAGTACCAGCAGATCGACCCGCGGGCGCTGTCGGTGCTGCCCTCGTCGGCACAGAACCACACCGAGAAGAAGGCGCAGCGTCCGCGGAGGAAATGGGAGGTGTTCCCGGGGAAGAACAGGTTTTTCTTCGATGGACGGATCATCCTGGCCAGACAAAGCGGCGTCCTTCCTCTGACCCTGGGCCTTATTGTTGTCACTTGTGGCCTTTTCTTTGCATTCGA TTGCCCATTCCTGGTGAAACATCTGACCATCTTCATACCTGTGATAGGTGGGgtgctttgtgtgtttgtggtcttGTCCCTGCTAAGAACCAGCTTTACAGATCCAGGTATCTTACCAAGGGCGACCCCAGATGAAGCAGCAGACATAGAGAAGCAGAtag ATACCTCAGGATCCTCTACGTACCGCCCCCCTCCGCGGACCAAGGAGATCCTCATCAACCAGCAGGTGGTAAAGCTCAAATACTGCTTCACTTGTAAAACGTTTCGCCCACCTCGGACCTCCCACTGCAGCCTGTGTGACAACTGTGTTG AACGATTTGATCACCACTGTCCATGGGTGGGGAACTGCGTAGGCAAACGCAATTACCGCTTTTTCTACAGCttcatcatctctctgtcttttctgaCCTCTTTTATATTTGGCTGCGTCATCACACACATCACTCTGC GCACTCAAGCAGGTAAAAGCATTGTTCAAGCCATTCAAGAGAGCCCTGCCAG TGTGGTGGAGTTGGTGATTTGTTTCTTCTCCATCTGGTCTATTATGGGCCTCTCGGGCTTCCATACTTACTTAATAGCCTCCAACCTCACAACAAATGAAGAT ATAAAGGGCTCCTGGTCAAGTAAAAGGGGTGCAGAGGATTCTGGGAACCCTTACACTTACAACAGTATTGTAACCAACTGCTGTGCAACGTTATGTGGACCCATGCCCCCAAG TCTGATCGACAGACGAGGTTTCCTTCCTCCTGATGAAGTGATCCCTGCCGTCTCTGCCTCAGAGATCGAGCTGCCTCCCTTCACAGCCAAGAACGACGCACACATG GAGGAGAACTGTCAGGACTTTTCTTTGTCCTGCACAGCCTGA
- the zdhhc18a gene encoding palmitoyltransferase ZDHHC18a isoform X1, which produces MKNCEYQQIDPRALSVLPSSAQNHTEKKAQRPRRKWEVFPGKNRFFFDGRIILARQSGVLPLTLGLIVVTCGLFFAFDCPFLVKHLTIFIPVIGGVLCVFVVLSLLRTSFTDPGILPRATPDEAADIEKQIDTSGSSTYRPPPRTKEILINQQVVKLKYCFTCKTFRPPRTSHCSLCDNCVERFDHHCPWVGNCVGKRNYRFFYSFIISLSFLTSFIFGCVITHITLRTQAGKSIVQAIQESPASVVELVICFFSIWSIMGLSGFHTYLIASNLTTNEDIKGSWSSKRGAEDSGNPYTYNSIVTNCCATLCGPMPPSLIDRRGFLPPDEVIPAVSASEIELPPFTAKNDAHMCTQSTKDVLERVVHSLDSQGLCPFGTPKTAPLSVEVSSAAASPSAGCSQQLNRQPVPAHCPPFNRSRKRDSLHSINPAFRLASPSPSLSRPTLILGDAPDIGFISLP; this is translated from the exons ATGAAGAACTGCGAGTACCAGCAGATCGACCCGCGGGCGCTGTCGGTGCTGCCCTCGTCGGCACAGAACCACACCGAGAAGAAGGCGCAGCGTCCGCGGAGGAAATGGGAGGTGTTCCCGGGGAAGAACAGGTTTTTCTTCGATGGACGGATCATCCTGGCCAGACAAAGCGGCGTCCTTCCTCTGACCCTGGGCCTTATTGTTGTCACTTGTGGCCTTTTCTTTGCATTCGA TTGCCCATTCCTGGTGAAACATCTGACCATCTTCATACCTGTGATAGGTGGGgtgctttgtgtgtttgtggtcttGTCCCTGCTAAGAACCAGCTTTACAGATCCAGGTATCTTACCAAGGGCGACCCCAGATGAAGCAGCAGACATAGAGAAGCAGAtag ATACCTCAGGATCCTCTACGTACCGCCCCCCTCCGCGGACCAAGGAGATCCTCATCAACCAGCAGGTGGTAAAGCTCAAATACTGCTTCACTTGTAAAACGTTTCGCCCACCTCGGACCTCCCACTGCAGCCTGTGTGACAACTGTGTTG AACGATTTGATCACCACTGTCCATGGGTGGGGAACTGCGTAGGCAAACGCAATTACCGCTTTTTCTACAGCttcatcatctctctgtcttttctgaCCTCTTTTATATTTGGCTGCGTCATCACACACATCACTCTGC GCACTCAAGCAGGTAAAAGCATTGTTCAAGCCATTCAAGAGAGCCCTGCCAG TGTGGTGGAGTTGGTGATTTGTTTCTTCTCCATCTGGTCTATTATGGGCCTCTCGGGCTTCCATACTTACTTAATAGCCTCCAACCTCACAACAAATGAAGAT ATAAAGGGCTCCTGGTCAAGTAAAAGGGGTGCAGAGGATTCTGGGAACCCTTACACTTACAACAGTATTGTAACCAACTGCTGTGCAACGTTATGTGGACCCATGCCCCCAAG TCTGATCGACAGACGAGGTTTCCTTCCTCCTGATGAAGTGATCCCTGCCGTCTCTGCCTCAGAGATCGAGCTGCCTCCCTTCACAGCCAAGAACGACGCACACATG TGCACTCAGAGCACCAAGGACGTGCTAGAGAGGGTGGTCCACTCCTTGGACTCTCAAGGCTTGTGCCCCTTTGGCACACCAAAGACAGCTCCTCTCAGCGTGGAGGTCTCCAGTGCTGCAGCTTCACCCTCGGCTGGCTGCTCGCAACAGCTCAACCGCCAGCCTGTGCCTGCCCACTGCCCGCCGTTTAACAGAAGCCGCAAGAGGGACTCGCTGCACTCCATCAACCCGGCCTTCCGTCTGGCTTCTCCCTCCCCATCGTTGAGCCGCCCCACACTGATTCTAGGGGATGCACCTGACATCGGCTTCATCTCACTGCCCTga
- the tent5ba gene encoding terminal nucleotidyltransferase 5ba, whose translation MSTGEASDQSRRFCVLSWDQVQRLDSILGEAVPIHGRGNFPTLSVQPRQIVQVVRARLEERGVCVKDVRLNGSAASHVLHQDTGLGYKDLDLIFGVSLKDDQAFRLVKDVVLDCLFDFLPAGVSKERITALTLKEAYVQKLVKVCNDTDRWSLISLSNNTGKNVELKFVDSLRRQFEFSVDSFQICLDSLLLFDRCSETPMSESFHPTVIGESVYGDFMEAMEHLCQRTIATRSPEEIRGGGLLKYCHLLVRGFRASSEADMKQMQRYMCSRFFIDFSDIGEQQRKLEAYLQNHFAGMEHKRYECLMTLHHVVNESTVCLMGHERRQTLSLISMLALRVLAEQNAIPTVTNVTCYYQPAPYVQDINFSNYYIAHVQPPQISPCSNSYQTWLPCS comes from the exons ATGTCTACCGGTGAAGCCTCGGATCAGAGTCGGAGGTTCTGCGTGTTGTCTTGGGATCAGGTGCAGCGCTTGGACTCGATCCTTGGGGAGGCTGTCCCCATCCACGGCCGAGGAaacttccccactctctctgtgCAGCCGCGCCAGATTGTACAG GTGGTGCGGGCAAGACTGGAggagaggggtgtgtgtgtaaaggacGTGAGGCTGAATGGCTCGGCTGCAAGCCACGTGCTCCATCAGGACACAGGGCTGGGCTATAAGGACCTGGATCTGATCTTTGGCGTGTCACTAAAAGATGATCAGGCCTTCCGCCTGGTGAAAGATGTCGTGCTGGACTGCCTGTTTGACTTCCTGCCAGCCGGGGTCTCGAAAGAGAGAATCACCGCTCTGACCCTGAAAGAGGCCTATGTACAGAAACTGGTCAAAGTCTGTAATGACACGGACCGCTGGAGCCTCATTTCGCTGTCCAACAACACTGGCAAGAATGTGGAGTTAAAATTTGTGGACTCTTTACGGCGGCAGTTTGAATTCAGCGTGGACTCCTTCCAGATCTGCCTCGATTCCCTGCTCTTGTTTGATCGCTGCTCGGAGACGCCTATGTCCGAGAGCTTTCATCCCACTGTGATCGGGGAGAGCGTGTACGGAGACTTCATGGAGGCTATGGAGCACCTGTGTCAGAGGACCATAGCCACACGCAGCCCCGAGGAGATCAGAGGGGGTGGCTTATTGAAgtactgccacctgctggtgcGGGGGTTCAGAGCCTCCTCAGAGGCGGACATGAAGCAGATGCAGCGCTACATGTGCTCTCGCTTCTTCATTGACTTCTCTGACATcggagagcagcagaggaagctgGAGGCCTACCTTCAGAACCACTTTGCAGGGATGGAGCACAAACGCTACGAGTGCCTGATGACTCTGCACCACGTAGTGAACGAGAGCACCGTGTGTCTGATGGGTCATGAGCGCCGGCAGACACTCAGCCTCATCTCCATGCTGGCGCTAAGGGTTCTGGCTGAGCAGAACGCCATCCCTACGGTTACGAATGTCACATGTTACTACCAGCCAGCTCCTTATGTGCAGGACATCAACTTCAGTAATTATTATATCGCACATGTGCAGCCGCCGCAGATCTCACCGTGCAGTAATTCATATCAGACTTGGCTGCCCTGTAGCTGA